A DNA window from Cyanobacteriota bacterium contains the following coding sequences:
- a CDS encoding aspartate carbamoyltransferase catalytic subunit: MSPNWTHRHILSLATFTPSDYDTVLQTAASFQEVLSRPTKKVPALQGQVVANLFFESSTRTRNSFELAAKRLSADTLNFAPGTSSLTKGETILDTALTYLAMGADIMVVRHRDAGVPQAIAREMERQGTHVSILNAGDGQHEHPSQALLDLFTICTILDPKNPRLSLLEGKKIAIVGDILHSRVARSNLWSLTMGGAEVHLAAPPTLLPQWFAQYLETNQENASIAYPSSRRLYLHWSLPPALEDADFVMTLRLQRERMTEQLLPSLRDYHQTFGITHDRLRCCKPTVKVLHPGPVNRGVEISSALMDDPSISLISQQVTSGVAIRMALLYLTGSGIAA, encoded by the coding sequence ATGTCTCCTAATTGGACTCACCGCCATATTCTGTCCCTAGCCACATTTACCCCCAGCGACTACGATACCGTATTGCAAACGGCAGCAAGCTTTCAGGAAGTACTATCCCGTCCTACTAAGAAAGTACCTGCACTTCAGGGTCAGGTTGTTGCAAATTTGTTTTTCGAGTCATCAACTCGCACCCGCAATAGTTTCGAGCTAGCAGCTAAGCGCCTCTCAGCAGATACCCTCAACTTTGCTCCGGGAACATCATCTTTGACCAAGGGGGAGACTATTCTGGATACTGCCCTCACCTATCTGGCGATGGGGGCAGATATTATGGTGGTTCGCCATCGAGACGCAGGGGTACCCCAAGCGATCGCCCGTGAAATGGAACGTCAAGGCACCCATGTCAGCATCTTAAATGCAGGTGACGGACAGCATGAGCATCCTTCCCAAGCTCTCCTAGATTTGTTCACCATTTGCACTATATTGGATCCCAAAAATCCTCGCTTATCCTTGCTAGAGGGTAAAAAAATCGCGATCGTGGGGGATATTCTCCATTCCCGCGTTGCCCGCTCCAACTTGTGGAGTCTGACCATGGGTGGCGCGGAAGTTCATCTAGCAGCACCACCAACCCTGTTGCCTCAGTGGTTTGCTCAGTATCTGGAAACTAATCAGGAAAATGCTAGTATCGCCTATCCATCATCTCGTCGCCTCTATCTTCACTGGTCATTGCCACCAGCCTTGGAAGATGCTGATTTTGTGATGACATTGCGGCTCCAGCGAGAGCGCATGACGGAACAATTGCTACCTAGCTTACGCGATTACCATCAAACCTTTGGCATTACCCACGATCGCCTGCGTTGCTGTAAACCAACGGTGAAAGTTTTGCATCCTGGGCCAGTTAATCGAGGAGTGGAAATCAGTTCAGCCTTAATGGATGATCCCTCAATTAGCCTGATCTCTCAACAAGTCACCAGTGGAGTAGCAATTCGTATGGCGCTGCTGTATTTGACAGGTAGCGGCATTGCTGCGTAA
- the ruvX gene encoding Holliday junction resolvase RuvX — MAGQFLSALGLDIGKKRVGVAGCDGTGLIATGITTIHRRSFAQLVTELQQIVTERNVQVLVVGLPYTMAGELGSQAKQVQKTATSLAAALKLPVDYVDERLTSVQAEEMLRSAGISPSRYKGEVDRKAAAIILQQWLDERRHRKSSNPEPSNSNYVS; from the coding sequence ATGGCTGGGCAATTTTTGTCGGCATTGGGCTTAGACATTGGCAAGAAGCGAGTGGGGGTGGCTGGTTGCGATGGTACCGGCCTAATTGCTACTGGCATCACTACCATTCATCGCCGATCTTTTGCCCAGTTAGTAACTGAGCTGCAGCAAATCGTGACAGAGCGCAATGTTCAAGTGCTGGTTGTAGGACTGCCCTATACAATGGCAGGCGAGTTAGGTTCTCAGGCAAAACAGGTGCAAAAAACGGCAACTAGTCTAGCAGCCGCGCTTAAACTCCCTGTTGACTACGTGGATGAGCGGCTGACTAGTGTCCAGGCTGAAGAGATGCTGCGATCGGCAGGAATATCTCCTAGTCGGTATAAGGGCGAAGTCGATCGCAAGGCAGCAGCTATTATCCTGCAACAGTGGCTAGATGAACGCCGTCACCGAAAATCTAGCAACCCAGAGCCATCTAACTCTAACTATGTCTCCTAA
- the secG gene encoding preprotein translocase subunit SecG, producing the protein MTLTQILEFVWTVSAIGLIVLVLLHSPKGDGLGGIGGQAQLFTSTKSAETTLNRVTWTLSILFMGITVVLSAGWLATPK; encoded by the coding sequence ATGACCTTAACTCAAATCCTCGAATTTGTTTGGACAGTTTCTGCGATCGGCCTAATTGTGCTAGTGCTACTCCACAGTCCCAAAGGTGACGGACTAGGTGGCATTGGCGGACAGGCTCAACTGTTTACTAGTACCAAGAGTGCTGAAACAACCCTTAACCGGGTCACCTGGACACTAAGCATCCTATTTATGGGGATTACGGTTGTTTTGAGTGCTGGTTGGTTAGCCACCCCTAAGTGA